A part of Halobacillus shinanisalinarum genomic DNA contains:
- a CDS encoding HAD family hydrolase, whose protein sequence is MTLRYKCLILDHDDTAVKSTPDIHYPSFVQALKELRPNDKSITFEEFVGYCFNPGFSSLCKDIIQFTEMEQQHQQEIWKKYTESTVPDFYEMFPETIQEFKKQGGIVTVVSHSERSRIERDYSVHCGFLPDAIFGWELEDHQRKPHPYPIKQILTRFDLQETDALVLDDLKPGMLMAKSCNLDFAAAGWSHSIPEIKQWMKAESNYYFETVKDFKDFIFL, encoded by the coding sequence ATGACTTTAAGATATAAATGTTTAATACTTGACCACGATGACACAGCAGTAAAAAGTACACCTGATATACATTATCCATCCTTTGTTCAAGCTTTAAAAGAGTTAAGACCTAATGATAAATCCATTACATTTGAAGAATTCGTTGGATACTGTTTTAATCCAGGGTTTTCTTCTTTATGTAAGGACATTATTCAATTCACAGAAATGGAACAACAACATCAGCAGGAAATATGGAAAAAGTACACCGAATCAACGGTACCAGATTTTTATGAGATGTTTCCTGAAACCATTCAAGAATTTAAGAAACAAGGTGGTATCGTGACTGTTGTTTCCCATTCAGAAAGAAGCCGAATTGAAAGAGACTACTCAGTACATTGCGGGTTTTTACCTGACGCAATCTTCGGCTGGGAACTTGAAGACCATCAGAGAAAGCCACATCCTTACCCGATCAAACAAATTTTAACCCGTTTTGATCTTCAAGAAACAGATGCCCTTGTGCTAGATGATCTTAAGCCAGGAATGTTGATGGCCAAAAGTTGCAACTTAGATTTTGCAGCTGCCGGATGGTCTCACAGTATCCCTGAAATAAAGCAATGGATGAAAGCAGAGTCTAATTATTACTTTGAAACAGTAAAGGATTTTAAAGATTTCATTTTCTTATAA
- a CDS encoding alpha/beta hydrolase, which yields MMKIVPPKSFYYKGGEKAVLLLHSFTSNTSDMKKLGRYLQENKYSCHAPLYRGHGLTAEELITYGPSDWWKDVLNGYQLLKDEGFKKIAVIGLSLGGVFALKVGQELNVNGVVTMSVPTHREVAVLQERVFHYAKRYKQIEGKNGEQINLEMTQIQNMSVASLVEFQQLIDATIAKLARITSPISIFYGELDELLYKESANFVYRSVTSSQKSIKGYPNSTHLMTIGSDIEEVNKDILTFLNNLIW from the coding sequence ATGATGAAAATAGTTCCTCCCAAGTCTTTTTACTATAAAGGTGGAGAGAAAGCCGTACTACTATTACATTCGTTTACTAGCAATACGAGTGATATGAAAAAGTTAGGGAGATATTTACAAGAAAATAAATATTCTTGCCATGCACCGTTATATCGTGGACATGGTTTAACAGCAGAAGAACTTATCACATATGGACCTTCAGATTGGTGGAAAGATGTACTAAATGGCTATCAATTATTGAAAGACGAAGGTTTTAAGAAAATAGCTGTGATTGGCCTTTCTCTCGGTGGCGTGTTTGCACTAAAGGTTGGACAAGAGTTGAACGTAAATGGTGTTGTGACAATGTCTGTCCCAACCCATCGGGAAGTTGCTGTATTACAAGAGCGCGTTTTCCATTACGCAAAGAGATACAAACAAATTGAGGGGAAAAATGGAGAACAAATAAATCTAGAAATGACACAGATTCAAAATATGTCTGTAGCTTCATTAGTCGAGTTTCAACAGCTAATTGATGCGACAATAGCTAAATTAGCTCGTATTACTTCACCGATCAGTATATTTTATGGTGAATTAGATGAATTACTGTACAAAGAGAGTGCAAATTTTGTATATCGAAGTGTTACATCGAGTCAAAAATCGATTAAAGGTTATCCTAATTCCACCCATTTGATGACAATAGGTTCAGACATCGAAGAAGTGAACAAAGATATTCTTACATTTTTAAATAATTTAATTTGGTAA
- a CDS encoding DUF3231 family protein, which produces MTENRTKLTSSELASIWSSYMNDSMSKCVLSYFLKHVEDDEIRSIVQFAYDISSTHIKKLTSIFQLEELPLPTGFTKEHDLNGNAPKLFTDMFMLHYINHMAKVGLLAYSSFMAMSARKDIRAYFMEGLQETSDLYDNSSDVLLSKGLFVRAPYIAYPTRTDFVDSKKYLNGYSVVGKQRPLNTVEISHLFMNIQTNMIGNKLALSFAQTSPNEQVQKWMLRGADISKKHVEIFMKALMNNNIQPPASSDVSITDSTTPPFSDKLALFHMGLLSGAGTGNYATAAAASQRNDLMVNYERLSLEIARFAKDGADLMISNGCLEQPPGTIDKHKLAKTKDPE; this is translated from the coding sequence ATGACGGAAAATCGTACAAAGCTAACTTCTTCTGAATTAGCTTCTATTTGGAGTTCGTATATGAATGATAGTATGTCCAAATGTGTATTAAGTTATTTTCTCAAACATGTAGAAGATGATGAAATTCGATCTATTGTTCAGTTTGCTTATGACATTTCATCTACTCACATAAAGAAGCTAACAAGTATCTTCCAGCTTGAAGAGCTACCGCTGCCGACAGGTTTTACAAAAGAACATGATTTAAATGGAAATGCCCCTAAACTTTTTACTGACATGTTTATGCTACATTACATCAATCATATGGCTAAGGTGGGATTACTTGCCTACAGCAGCTTTATGGCTATGAGTGCTCGAAAAGATATAAGAGCCTATTTCATGGAAGGACTGCAAGAAACGTCTGATTTGTACGATAATAGTTCAGACGTACTCCTTTCAAAAGGCTTATTTGTTAGAGCGCCATATATTGCCTATCCCACAAGAACGGATTTTGTAGATTCAAAGAAATATTTAAATGGGTATTCTGTTGTCGGTAAGCAACGGCCATTAAACACAGTTGAAATATCTCATTTATTCATGAACATTCAAACCAACATGATAGGAAATAAATTAGCTCTTAGTTTTGCTCAAACTTCACCGAATGAACAGGTTCAAAAATGGATGTTGAGAGGAGCAGATATTTCAAAAAAACATGTTGAGATCTTTATGAAGGCGCTTATGAACAACAACATACAGCCACCTGCTTCATCTGATGTGAGTATAACAGATTCAACCACGCCACCATTTTCAGATAAACTAGCTCTTTTTCATATGGGTTTATTAAGTGGGGCAGGGACTGGGAATTACGCAACCGCAGCAGCTGCAAGTCAAAGAAACGACCTTATGGTAAATTATGAACGGCTCTCTTTAGAGATCGCTCGCTTTGCGAAAGATGGGGCCGATCTCATGATTAGTAATGGATGCTTAGAACAACCACCGGGAACGATAGATAAACATAAACTCGCTAAAACAAAAGATCCGGAATAA
- a CDS encoding STAS domain-containing protein, which translates to MIMDQAVQIVSRSYMRDHQSIETAKYAIDELSVPVVQLTKDTGIIPVIGEIDTNRAQHLMFNALDKCSEMKLKCLILDLSGVSIIDTMVAAQIFKVMDSLKLIGAEAVLSGVRPEVAQTMVNLGIQFNEKVYAGLQAVIDSKALLSHGAYIV; encoded by the coding sequence ATGATCATGGACCAAGCCGTACAGATCGTTAGTCGTTCCTATATGAGGGATCACCAGAGTATTGAAACAGCTAAATACGCCATTGATGAGTTATCAGTTCCTGTCGTACAGCTTACAAAAGATACAGGTATTATCCCTGTCATTGGGGAAATTGATACCAATCGTGCTCAACATCTTATGTTTAATGCTTTAGATAAATGTTCTGAAATGAAATTAAAATGTTTAATCTTAGACCTGTCGGGGGTTAGTATCATTGATACGATGGTTGCTGCGCAAATTTTTAAAGTAATGGACTCCTTAAAACTCATTGGGGCCGAAGCCGTGCTCAGTGGAGTAAGACCTGAAGTTGCCCAAACCATGGTAAATTTAGGGATTCAATTCAATGAAAAGGTCTATGCAGGCTTGCAAGCAGTGATTGACAGTAAAGCCCTTTTGAGTCATGGGGCTTATATAGTATAA
- a CDS encoding DJ-1/PfpI family protein gives MINVYNYVLDGLSDWEFGYVTAELHSRRYFKKQSSNVSVKTVGPTMESITTMGGLTVTPDITDDEIISEPSAVLLLPGADTWDDQKHTPIIEKAMELLECGATVAAICGATTTLAEVGVLDARIHTSNSLEFLKMVCPNYKGEQYYKNVKAIADGGLITGSSAGGLLFARIVLEKLGVFSEDTLEAWYNYFNTGDAKYFYTLMQTLEN, from the coding sequence ATGATTAACGTTTACAATTACGTGTTGGATGGATTATCAGATTGGGAATTTGGATATGTGACGGCAGAACTTCATTCCAGACGATACTTTAAAAAGCAGAGTTCTAATGTTTCTGTGAAAACTGTGGGTCCAACAATGGAATCCATAACAACGATGGGTGGTTTAACAGTTACGCCTGACATAACTGATGATGAAATTATTTCTGAGCCTTCAGCTGTTTTATTGTTACCTGGAGCAGATACTTGGGATGATCAGAAGCATACTCCGATTATTGAAAAGGCTATGGAATTGTTAGAATGTGGGGCAACAGTCGCTGCAATATGTGGAGCAACAACTACTCTTGCCGAAGTCGGAGTATTGGACGCACGTATTCACACTAGCAATAGTCTTGAATTCCTTAAAATGGTATGTCCAAATTATAAAGGTGAGCAATATTATAAAAATGTGAAGGCAATTGCGGATGGAGGTTTGATTACAGGTAGTTCAGCAGGTGGATTGCTTTTCGCTAGAATTGTATTAGAGAAGTTAGGTGTATTTTCTGAAGATACCCTTGAGGCATGGTACAACTACTTTAATACTGGTGATGCAAAATATTTCTACACCTTAATGCAGACTTTAGAAAATTAA
- a CDS encoding sugar O-acetyltransferase produces MDMKEFIDFCRKGNPISGEDKELHGLLVQCSFEAQRITMELNTSYHSKGKIVEIFSELTGNKIDSSFMCFPPFYTDFGKNITIGKNVFLNTGCSFQDRGGISIGNGSQIGMNVTINTLNHGLSLETRSTTYPSPVIIGENVWIGSSATILPGVTIGDNSVIAAGAVVTKDVSENTVVAGVPAKAIKNINDNSR; encoded by the coding sequence ATGGATATGAAAGAGTTTATAGATTTTTGTAGAAAAGGAAACCCAATTTCTGGCGAGGATAAAGAATTACATGGGCTATTAGTTCAATGTAGTTTTGAAGCCCAAAGAATAACTATGGAATTGAATACATCTTATCATTCTAAAGGGAAAATCGTAGAGATTTTTAGTGAATTGACAGGTAACAAAATTGATTCATCTTTTATGTGTTTTCCGCCATTTTATACGGACTTCGGCAAAAACATCACTATTGGGAAAAACGTATTTCTTAATACAGGTTGCTCCTTCCAAGATCGAGGCGGAATTAGTATAGGCAACGGTTCACAGATCGGTATGAATGTCACGATCAATACACTGAATCATGGATTATCTTTAGAAACAAGAAGCACAACATATCCCTCACCTGTCATAATCGGGGAGAATGTATGGATTGGGTCAAGCGCTACTATTCTACCTGGGGTGACTATTGGAGATAATTCTGTTATAGCAGCAGGGGCAGTTGTCACTAAGGATGTCTCAGAGAATACTGTGGTTGCAGGAGTGCCTGCCAAAGCTATAAAAAACATTAATGATAATTCAAGGTGA
- a CDS encoding CatA-like O-acetyltransferase: MTTYQVIDLESFPRRNYYDYFMATDTTFEMTVKIDVTRAVKKCKDESISFYAYSIFNLTRSVNKIPNMRYAHIDKQLVEWQELVPTFTNFNQETELFYSLWLEGLTDYKSVDREYKKLIKEYANTTDIAPMGVVPPNVVNISSIPWMHFEHFSSQPGANKNKLTPMITSGKYEKVGSQLLMPVNIKVHHATVDGYHVTLFFEILQREMNR, translated from the coding sequence GTGACAACTTATCAAGTCATTGATTTAGAAAGTTTTCCAAGAAGAAACTATTATGATTATTTTATGGCGACAGACACAACGTTTGAAATGACAGTAAAAATTGATGTTACTCGAGCAGTTAAAAAATGCAAAGACGAATCTATAAGTTTTTATGCTTACTCTATTTTTAATTTGACTAGATCGGTTAACAAGATTCCGAATATGAGGTATGCCCACATAGATAAGCAATTAGTAGAATGGCAAGAATTAGTACCAACGTTTACGAACTTTAATCAAGAAACAGAATTATTTTATAGTTTATGGTTGGAAGGATTAACAGATTACAAATCAGTTGACCGTGAGTACAAAAAGCTTATAAAAGAGTATGCAAACACAACAGATATCGCACCAATGGGAGTTGTTCCACCCAACGTGGTTAATATTTCATCAATTCCTTGGATGCATTTTGAACATTTTTCATCTCAACCAGGAGCTAACAAAAATAAACTAACACCAATGATTACCAGTGGAAAGTACGAAAAAGTTGGTTCACAGTTGCTGATGCCAGTGAATATTAAGGTTCATCATGCAACAGTAGATGGCTATCATGTGACGTTATTTTTTGAAATACTGCAACGTGAAATGAACCGCTAA
- a CDS encoding helix-turn-helix domain-containing protein, whose product MRHDIKPNERAFSTKEVAEELNIATPTVRKYGQVLERNGYEFFKDGHRRIFVRSDIEALIALRDTDNPFDDTAKDLANQQKARLEGFSETQVAIPDTYDNSFHDPHQLKDFLMFISQELAASREMNVQLTNNVSELQSTVARLRQDHHAISSGVGNSTQKMNTKLEKLMEQQKTQYENLLQQEKEKNEFLHSEIQNMRDEQKQEWRSQNEFNKRLEESVKKPKGNWGWLFSIFRK is encoded by the coding sequence ATGCGACACGATATAAAACCCAATGAACGAGCTTTCTCTACCAAAGAGGTGGCAGAAGAATTGAACATTGCAACACCGACAGTCCGAAAATATGGACAAGTCTTAGAGCGAAATGGATATGAGTTTTTCAAGGATGGTCATCGGCGTATATTTGTGCGATCTGACATAGAAGCGCTTATAGCGTTACGCGATACGGACAATCCCTTTGACGATACAGCTAAAGACCTTGCGAATCAACAAAAAGCAAGATTAGAAGGGTTTAGTGAAACACAAGTGGCAATACCCGATACATATGACAACTCATTCCATGATCCTCATCAATTAAAAGACTTCTTAATGTTTATATCCCAAGAACTTGCAGCCTCACGTGAGATGAATGTCCAACTGACAAATAATGTTTCTGAACTTCAATCAACCGTTGCCCGACTACGGCAAGATCATCATGCTATCAGTTCTGGTGTCGGAAATTCTACGCAAAAAATGAATACCAAACTTGAGAAATTAATGGAACAACAAAAGACTCAATATGAAAATTTGCTGCAACAAGAAAAAGAGAAAAACGAATTCTTACATAGTGAAATACAAAATATGCGGGACGAACAGAAACAAGAATGGCGGTCACAAAATGAGTTTAACAAGCGTTTAGAAGAATCGGTGAAAAAACCTAAAGGAAATTGGGGCTGGCTTTTCTCCATTTTCCGTAAGTAG
- a CDS encoding aldo/keto reductase: protein MTIGNNSFILNDGSVLPLVGLGTIGINGDQGTFEILNALNTGYRLIDTSTNYDNEGIVGEAVRRSALPREEILISTKLPGSYHEYDKAFIFIQESLRRTGLKYFDKYLIHWPNPKDGKYVEAWKALVDAQKQGLIRTIGVSNFEPEHLDNIIAETGVTPATNQVERHPYFNNNRMVEEDEKRGILTESWSPFGRGYLNDVLQNATIKEIADKYDKTPAQIILNWNYQAGVFAVPKSSNPKHQKDNINNTNFELTPEDIETIDSLDKGEAGRVEGQDPNEYHEYV from the coding sequence TTGACTATTGGTAATAACAGTTTTATTCTAAATGATGGCTCAGTGCTTCCACTTGTGGGATTAGGCACGATCGGCATTAACGGTGATCAGGGTACATTTGAAATTTTAAACGCCTTAAACACAGGGTATCGTTTAATCGATACTTCAACAAACTATGATAATGAAGGTATTGTCGGTGAAGCTGTGCGTCGATCCGCACTGCCCAGAGAAGAAATTTTAATCAGTACGAAATTGCCTGGCTCTTACCATGAATACGATAAGGCGTTTATCTTTATTCAGGAATCTTTACGCCGCACTGGATTAAAATATTTTGACAAGTATTTAATTCATTGGCCTAATCCCAAAGACGGCAAATATGTAGAAGCTTGGAAGGCTTTAGTGGATGCTCAGAAACAAGGATTAATCAGAACTATCGGTGTTTCAAACTTTGAACCAGAACATCTGGACAACATTATCGCAGAAACAGGTGTGACTCCTGCTACAAACCAGGTGGAGCGTCATCCGTATTTTAATAATAACCGTATGGTTGAAGAAGATGAAAAACGGGGTATTCTTACTGAATCCTGGAGCCCTTTTGGTCGGGGTTATCTGAATGATGTGCTGCAAAATGCCACAATTAAAGAAATTGCGGATAAATACGATAAAACTCCGGCACAGATCATTTTAAACTGGAACTATCAGGCCGGCGTATTTGCTGTTCCAAAATCGAGTAATCCAAAGCATCAAAAAGATAATATCAATAATACCAACTTTGAATTAACCCCTGAGGATATTGAAACAATTGATTCATTGGATAAAGGGGAAGCCGGCCGTGTAGAAGGGCAGGACCCCAACGAATATCACGAATATGTATAG
- a CDS encoding pentapeptide repeat-containing protein — protein MKIDTPKIPENLTERKFTDIFYEEDPEFEVYLVTDSQFDNESIDRLQLYRTVIKNCNFVNTDFSRIDLTDVRFKNCDLSNANLGNASMNRVEFLNCKLLGSNLTESYIGNTRFRGSILNMVMFGNSKLEKVIFDDAALESADLFDCKLKKVEFLSCNLNGASFEETPLKGIDISSSNFDSLTVSIENLKGCIVSTSQAIQFASLLGLKIRQY, from the coding sequence GTGAAGATTGACACACCCAAGATCCCTGAAAATCTAACGGAGAGAAAATTTACAGATATTTTTTATGAAGAAGATCCAGAATTTGAAGTGTACCTCGTTACAGATTCTCAATTTGATAACGAGTCCATAGATCGATTACAACTTTATCGAACGGTTATCAAAAACTGTAACTTTGTTAATACCGACTTTAGCAGGATTGATCTTACCGATGTGCGCTTTAAGAATTGTGATTTATCCAATGCTAATTTGGGTAATGCCTCGATGAATCGAGTTGAATTTCTTAATTGTAAGTTGCTAGGCAGCAACTTAACAGAGTCTTATATCGGTAATACAAGATTTAGGGGATCGATTCTTAATATGGTTATGTTCGGTAACTCAAAACTTGAAAAGGTGATTTTTGATGATGCAGCGTTAGAAAGCGCTGACCTTTTTGACTGTAAGCTTAAAAAAGTAGAATTTCTTTCATGCAATCTTAATGGCGCGAGCTTTGAAGAGACACCATTAAAAGGAATTGATATAAGCTCATCCAATTTTGATTCTTTAACTGTTTCAATAGAGAACTTAAAAGGATGTATAGTATCAACGTCTCAAGCGATACAATTTGCTTCGTTATTAGGTCTGAAAATTCGACAGTATTGA
- a CDS encoding dihydropteridine reductase: MQIYWTKINKIIEETPEVKTYLLDCPEDFTWEEGSHTHFALEGFNAGDKPNRSLIRHMSISTLPHENSIGITTRIREQCSEFKTILRNLEVGNEVAIFKTHSNVPLKREDKNVYLLSSGVGLATFRPLVLDYFERDDNVNQIHSLNIDSSKDFLFTDIFESAPDKKFVSQFVDNRKDYYEEVKNLAADKDGLFYVVGSDEFLVQNIEVLREQGIKPEQIMLDKHEQELPEFLSFDLSI; this comes from the coding sequence ATGCAAATATACTGGACTAAAATAAATAAGATTATTGAAGAAACACCTGAGGTTAAAACGTACCTGCTCGACTGTCCGGAAGACTTTACATGGGAAGAAGGTTCCCACACCCACTTCGCACTGGAAGGCTTTAATGCCGGAGATAAACCAAACCGCAGCTTGATTCGCCATATGTCAATCTCCACTTTACCGCACGAAAATTCAATCGGTATCACAACACGTATCAGAGAGCAGTGCTCTGAGTTTAAAACGATTTTAAGAAATCTTGAAGTCGGCAATGAAGTTGCAATATTTAAAACTCATTCGAATGTACCGCTTAAAAGGGAAGACAAAAATGTTTACCTGTTGTCATCAGGTGTCGGCCTGGCAACTTTCAGACCGCTTGTACTTGATTATTTCGAACGTGATGACAACGTCAATCAAATTCATTCCCTGAACATCGATTCATCAAAAGATTTCTTATTCACTGATATTTTTGAATCCGCACCTGACAAGAAGTTCGTATCACAGTTCGTCGATAACCGTAAAGACTACTATGAAGAAGTGAAAAATCTTGCTGCAGACAAGGATGGACTCTTCTATGTTGTCGGCAGCGACGAATTCCTCGTGCAGAACATTGAAGTACTGCGTGAGCAGGGCATCAAGCCGGAACAGATTATGCTCGACAAGCATGAACAAGAACTGCCTGAGTTTTTATCATTTGATTTGTCAATTTAA